A window of Aerococcus urinae contains these coding sequences:
- a CDS encoding Stp1/IreP family PP2C-type Ser/Thr phosphatase has protein sequence MEVSQLTDTGQIRSSNQDQVGVFYNQAEQALLLLCDGMGGHNAGDVASEMALYAVGHAWEESPKTDTEAVQTWLEDNIVSANDRVLQASKKYNDLSGMGTTIVGIAIIEGKGIVAHVGDSRAYCYDGEALKPLTRDHSFVQELLDMNMITPSEAQNHPQKNIVTQTVGVSEDIKVDISVFALEAQTMLLLCSDGLTDMLTDDDIGQIIASDEDVNQAAQALIAAANQAGGRDNISVVLARIEGGDVS, from the coding sequence ATGGAAGTTAGTCAGTTGACCGATACTGGTCAAATTCGAAGCTCAAATCAAGACCAAGTAGGAGTTTTTTATAATCAAGCCGAGCAGGCCCTACTCCTGCTCTGTGACGGCATGGGCGGCCATAATGCTGGGGATGTAGCCAGTGAAATGGCCCTCTATGCAGTTGGCCATGCCTGGGAGGAGTCTCCTAAGACTGATACTGAAGCGGTTCAAACTTGGTTAGAAGATAATATTGTTTCAGCTAATGACCGGGTTTTACAAGCTTCAAAAAAATATAATGATTTGTCAGGTATGGGGACCACTATTGTGGGAATTGCGATTATTGAAGGGAAGGGGATTGTCGCCCATGTCGGTGATAGTCGGGCCTATTGCTACGATGGGGAGGCCTTGAAGCCTTTGACCCGCGACCATTCCTTTGTCCAAGAACTCTTAGATATGAACATGATCACCCCATCTGAAGCCCAAAACCATCCGCAAAAGAATATTGTGACTCAAACCGTGGGGGTAAGCGAAGATATTAAGGTGGATATTTCGGTGTTTGCCTTAGAGGCTCAGACCATGCTCTTACTCTGTTCAGATGGTTTAACCGATATGCTGACTGATGACGACATCGGTCAGATTATCGCTAGCGATGAAGACGTTAATCAAGCAGCTCAGGCCTTAATCGCAGCGGCCAACCAAGCCGGGGGTCGGGATAATATTTCGGTGGTCCTCGCCAGGATTGAGGGAGGGGATGTGTCATGA
- the rsmB gene encoding 16S rRNA (cytosine(967)-C(5))-methyltransferase RsmB, which yields MKSATHSNKPSGLKASARYQAMETLDLVYKGEAFVNQEVNQVLSHSRVGDSDRDLYTRLVYGSLQFHWTLQELLKQVLKRYKRTKKWLLALLELSAYQHYYLDAIPDHAIVDEAVRIAKKRGNQTMGRFTNGTLRNLFRTYPTIEDFISQQVGDQAYVLSLETSLPLDWVNYFVQRFGMETTQQIAQAMVEPSQVNVRISCDYWQDQDKISQSLSDQGFPNQSSQIAPHQLKVKTGNPAQSELFEKGVITIQDEAASLAVDILNPKAGDRVLDACAAPGGKTVQLAEYVGETGQVFAFDIAENKLPLIADNVKRMHVDSQVRIQQGDASQLGEKFPTESFDGILVDAPCSGVGLFRRKPDTKLNKDFQDLKNLQKIQLEILNNISPLLKKAGRLVYSTCTITAEENWQVVEKFLATHPDFALKAIGPEWQEVLQPSLINDACLEILPHHFNSDGFFVALLEKQS from the coding sequence TTGAAGTCGGCGACACATTCCAATAAGCCCTCAGGCCTCAAAGCTAGCGCCCGCTACCAGGCTATGGAAACCCTAGACCTAGTCTATAAGGGCGAGGCCTTTGTTAACCAAGAAGTCAACCAGGTGCTCAGCCACAGTCGGGTAGGAGACTCGGACCGAGATCTCTATACCCGCCTAGTTTACGGGAGTCTGCAATTCCATTGGACCCTCCAAGAACTCTTAAAACAGGTATTGAAACGCTATAAGCGGACCAAGAAGTGGCTGCTAGCCCTACTCGAATTGTCAGCCTACCAGCATTATTATCTCGATGCCATTCCTGACCACGCTATTGTCGACGAGGCCGTGCGTATCGCTAAGAAGCGCGGTAACCAGACCATGGGACGTTTTACCAATGGGACCCTGCGTAACCTCTTCCGGACCTATCCGACCATCGAGGACTTTATTAGCCAGCAGGTAGGCGACCAGGCCTATGTTCTTTCCTTAGAGACTAGCTTGCCCTTAGATTGGGTGAATTATTTTGTCCAACGTTTCGGTATGGAAACCACCCAGCAAATTGCCCAAGCCATGGTAGAACCATCCCAGGTTAATGTGCGAATTAGTTGCGACTATTGGCAGGACCAGGACAAAATTAGTCAGAGTTTATCCGATCAAGGTTTTCCTAACCAAAGCAGTCAGATAGCTCCTCACCAGCTAAAAGTTAAAACCGGTAATCCAGCGCAATCTGAACTCTTTGAGAAGGGAGTTATTACCATTCAAGATGAGGCTGCCAGCCTGGCCGTCGATATCTTGAATCCCAAAGCTGGCGACCGGGTCCTAGATGCCTGTGCGGCACCTGGGGGCAAGACGGTCCAATTAGCTGAATATGTAGGTGAAACGGGCCAGGTCTTCGCCTTTGATATTGCTGAGAATAAATTACCCTTAATTGCTGATAATGTTAAACGCATGCATGTCGATAGTCAGGTAAGGATCCAACAAGGGGATGCCAGCCAACTAGGTGAAAAATTTCCAACGGAAAGCTTTGACGGAATTTTAGTTGACGCTCCCTGTTCAGGTGTGGGCCTCTTCCGGCGTAAACCGGATACCAAGTTGAACAAAGATTTTCAAGATCTAAAGAATTTGCAAAAAATTCAATTAGAAATCTTAAATAATATCAGTCCCCTACTAAAAAAGGCTGGCCGCTTGGTCTATAGTACCTGTACAATAACAGCAGAAGAGAACTGGCAAGTGGTCGAAAAATTTCTAGCGACCCACCCAGACTTCGCTCTCAAAGCCATTGGCCCTGAGTGGCAGGAAGTTTTACAGCCATCTTTGATCAATGACGCTTGCCTGGAAATCTTACCGCATCATTTTAATAGCGATGGTTTTTTTGTCGCCTTATTAGAAAAACAAAGTTAG
- the rpmB gene encoding 50S ribosomal protein L28: MAKQCYFTGRKAKSGNNRSHALNSSKRTFKPNLQKVRVLVDGKPKRVWVSARALKSGKVQRV, translated from the coding sequence ATGGCAAAACAATGTTATTTCACAGGTCGTAAAGCAAAATCTGGAAACAACCGTTCACACGCTTTAAACAGCTCAAAACGTACCTTTAAACCAAACTTGCAAAAAGTTCGTGTGTTAGTTGATGGAAAACCTAAACGTGTTTGGGTTTCAGCTCGTGCCCTTAAATCAGGAAAAGTTCAACGTGTTTAG
- a CDS encoding Asp23/Gls24 family envelope stress response protein — protein sequence MPVKMDSEYGEIEITNDVIAKVVGMATTQNYGVVGMASKNQIRDGISEILKIENYTKGVVVRSEADLVIVDVYIMVNYGTKISEICRNVQRSVKYDLGRQLGITANVVNVFVQGIYTEDQ from the coding sequence ATGCCTGTAAAAATGGATTCTGAATATGGCGAAATTGAAATTACTAATGACGTGATTGCTAAGGTTGTGGGAATGGCTACCACACAAAATTATGGTGTGGTCGGCATGGCCAGCAAGAACCAAATCCGTGATGGCATTTCTGAAATCTTAAAAATTGAAAATTATACCAAGGGAGTCGTTGTGCGTAGCGAGGCTGATCTGGTGATCGTCGATGTTTATATTATGGTAAACTATGGCACCAAGATCTCAGAAATTTGTCGTAACGTGCAACGCTCTGTAAAATATGATTTAGGACGGCAACTAGGCATCACTGCTAATGTAGTGAACGTCTTTGTCCAAGGCATATATACAGAGGATCAATAA
- the pknB gene encoding Stk1 family PASTA domain-containing Ser/Thr kinase — protein sequence MKQGQVIGNRYEIIRHLGSGGMATVYLAYDPILEREVAIKFLRIGTSDMDDATRRFKREAMSISEVNHPNIVNIYDVGDDDDGHYIVMEYIEGIDLKQFIRKNHPISKETYQGIMMQILAGVECAHRKGIIHRDLKPQNIMIKPDGQVKIMDFGIALVSTETSITQTNTIIGSVHYLSPEQARGSMASYQSDIYSLGIVSFEMLTGQVPFDGESAVSIAIQHFQESLPDINQFRSDIPQAMQNVIMKATAKEANERYQTCEQMRQDLATCLDPSRANEAPFTPSLMKNETIVMAKDAIEKQITDETKVTPQAKPEPKETAQATKAMPIGAGLASQKAEAQSEPKVKAAPPKTSSRPKRRWPWFIGGLLAILLLLGVFVFGQGQSQPVPDLTNMTEDQARNSLVNNGFSLGESHQEYSDQVESGRVIRTDPSSGRKVKADQPIDLYISQGKEPIEIPNYQGQTLEQAKKDAEKKGFSVSSEEVYSEEVEKGKVISQNPAPGASVVASETNLHLVVSLGKEPLTMANLQGLNQAGVQQYAQSVGLNVSFNEANSDSVPKGLVVSQSIAPGANFNRGANLTVTLSLGPEEEPTHSFRHTITIPYKGKRSRGDSDSESTSQRQAVNDIEIYIDDLNHSYNEVADHFTITDDKSYTLSFETEPNKTARFKVVRDGKTILENRVKPGDD from the coding sequence ATGAAACAAGGTCAAGTGATTGGTAATCGTTATGAAATTATCCGCCACCTTGGCTCTGGAGGAATGGCAACTGTCTATTTAGCCTATGATCCGATTTTGGAACGGGAGGTCGCCATTAAATTCCTCCGCATTGGGACTTCGGATATGGATGACGCGACTCGGCGCTTCAAACGAGAGGCTATGTCGATTTCAGAAGTAAACCACCCCAATATTGTTAATATTTACGATGTCGGTGACGATGATGATGGCCACTATATCGTGATGGAATACATTGAGGGAATTGACCTTAAACAATTTATTCGCAAAAACCATCCCATCAGTAAAGAAACTTATCAAGGAATCATGATGCAAATCCTAGCTGGGGTTGAATGCGCCCATCGCAAGGGGATTATCCACCGGGACTTAAAACCGCAAAATATCATGATTAAACCGGATGGTCAGGTAAAAATCATGGACTTTGGGATTGCCTTGGTCTCTACCGAGACTTCAATTACCCAGACCAATACCATTATTGGTTCGGTCCATTACCTCTCCCCCGAACAAGCCCGGGGGTCGATGGCTAGTTACCAATCCGACATTTATAGTTTGGGGATTGTTTCCTTTGAAATGCTCACTGGTCAGGTCCCCTTCGACGGGGAATCCGCCGTTAGCATAGCCATTCAACACTTCCAAGAATCCTTACCGGATATTAATCAATTCCGTTCCGATATCCCTCAAGCCATGCAAAATGTTATTATGAAGGCGACGGCCAAGGAAGCTAATGAACGCTATCAGACTTGCGAACAGATGCGGCAAGATTTAGCGACCTGTCTAGATCCCAGCCGGGCCAATGAAGCACCATTTACGCCTTCATTGATGAAGAATGAAACCATTGTTATGGCTAAAGACGCGATCGAAAAACAAATTACTGACGAAACTAAGGTCACTCCTCAAGCCAAGCCAGAGCCCAAAGAAACGGCTCAAGCGACCAAGGCCATGCCGATCGGTGCTGGCTTAGCGAGTCAAAAGGCAGAGGCCCAAAGTGAGCCAAAAGTAAAAGCAGCTCCGCCAAAAACATCCAGTCGGCCCAAGCGGAGATGGCCTTGGTTCATTGGGGGGCTCTTGGCTATCTTATTGCTTCTCGGCGTCTTTGTCTTTGGCCAGGGACAAAGTCAACCGGTCCCTGATTTAACCAATATGACCGAAGACCAGGCCCGTAATAGCCTGGTTAATAATGGCTTTAGCCTGGGTGAGAGCCATCAAGAATATAGCGACCAGGTGGAAAGCGGGCGAGTGATCCGGACCGATCCGAGTAGTGGGCGAAAGGTCAAGGCAGACCAGCCCATTGATCTCTATATTAGCCAGGGTAAGGAACCCATTGAAATCCCTAACTACCAAGGACAGACCCTAGAACAGGCTAAGAAAGATGCTGAGAAGAAAGGCTTTTCTGTAAGTAGTGAAGAAGTCTATAGTGAAGAGGTTGAAAAGGGTAAAGTGATTTCCCAAAACCCAGCTCCGGGTGCTAGTGTGGTGGCTAGTGAAACCAACCTGCACTTGGTCGTGAGTCTGGGTAAGGAACCCTTAACGATGGCCAACCTGCAAGGCTTAAACCAAGCGGGCGTCCAACAATATGCCCAAAGTGTGGGCTTGAATGTTAGCTTTAATGAAGCTAATTCAGATTCGGTGCCTAAGGGCTTAGTGGTCTCCCAAAGTATCGCCCCTGGAGCCAACTTTAACCGCGGGGCGAATTTGACTGTGACCCTTTCTTTAGGGCCTGAGGAGGAGCCCACACACAGCTTCCGTCACACCATCACTATTCCTTACAAGGGCAAAAGATCTCGTGGAGATTCGGATAGCGAGTCTACTTCTCAACGGCAGGCAGTCAATGACATTGAGATTTACATTGATGATTTAAACCATTCTTACAATGAAGTGGCCGATCACTTTACCATCACTGACGATAAGTCTTATACTTTGAGTTTTGAAACTGAGCCTAATAAAACCGCTCGTTTCAAGGTGGTTCGTGACGGCAAGACGATTTTAGAGAATCGAGTGAAACCAGGCGATGACTAA
- the rsgA gene encoding ribosome small subunit-dependent GTPase A, with translation MTNRETEKQGQIVKVLSGFYYIEDQDSREIYQTRARGLFRKEQLSPLVGDYVSFQADNPHEGVLTAVKERKNELDRPPVANIDLAFVVASVTQPHIPSKLIDRMLVYSESQRIQPALYFSKLDLLDEAEREELQTLLANYQSLGYQVLTNLDLSQADEDLLTELFHGKTIAAMGQSGVGKTTLLNHLLPDLHKETAAISKGMGRGKHTTRHVELHDVYGGKLVDTPGFSSLSLDSIEKEDLGDYFPEMRERSDFCKFRECSHTHEPQCAIKAALEAGEISQSRYDHYVEFLQEIINKKPDYQQKNRRKKK, from the coding sequence ATGACTAATAGAGAAACCGAAAAACAGGGCCAAATCGTTAAGGTCTTGAGTGGCTTTTACTATATTGAAGACCAAGATAGTCGAGAGATCTACCAAACCCGGGCGCGCGGTCTCTTTCGTAAGGAACAGCTGAGCCCCTTAGTGGGGGACTATGTCAGCTTTCAAGCAGATAATCCCCATGAAGGGGTCTTAACTGCTGTGAAGGAGCGCAAAAATGAGCTTGACCGGCCGCCCGTGGCCAATATTGACTTAGCCTTTGTCGTTGCTTCCGTGACTCAACCACACATTCCTAGCAAGTTGATTGACCGCATGTTGGTCTATAGTGAAAGCCAAAGGATCCAACCAGCGCTTTACTTTTCCAAGTTAGACTTACTCGATGAAGCAGAACGTGAAGAATTGCAGACGCTCTTGGCTAATTACCAGTCCCTGGGCTACCAAGTCTTAACGAATTTAGACCTATCTCAAGCAGACGAAGATTTACTGACTGAACTTTTTCATGGGAAAACCATTGCCGCTATGGGACAGTCAGGGGTTGGTAAGACCACCTTGTTAAACCATCTCCTGCCTGATCTCCATAAGGAAACGGCTGCTATTTCTAAGGGGATGGGCCGGGGCAAGCATACCACCCGCCATGTTGAATTACATGATGTCTATGGGGGTAAGCTAGTCGACACGCCTGGCTTTTCCAGTTTAAGCTTAGATAGCATTGAAAAGGAAGACCTGGGAGACTACTTCCCTGAAATGAGAGAGCGGAGTGATTTCTGTAAGTTCCGGGAATGCTCCCACACTCACGAGCCCCAATGCGCCATTAAAGCAGCCCTAGAGGCAGGCGAGATTAGTCAGAGTCGTTATGACCATTATGTGGAATTTTTGCAGGAAATTATTAATAAAAAACCCGATTACCAACAGAAAAATAGGAGGAAGAAAAAATGA
- a CDS encoding thiamine diphosphokinase encodes MIQRIIAVGSAIAHLDNPIIASYKSDPQVAWVGIDRGARELLWAGLPLNLAVGDFDSVTAEERQAIQEAAQECIVLPSEKNDTDTEAALVEMIKNWPQAEHIIFYGMLGGRLDHTLNNLWMAYQDRFQPVISRLEFVSVTNTVRFLEPGDHTIYPYAGMTYLSLISMGPVSGLTLKDVKYRLEDFASDNPRSFISNEFLPDGCPMSLSFTSGLLMVLQTRDAH; translated from the coding sequence ATGATTCAACGTATTATTGCTGTGGGAAGCGCCATTGCCCATTTGGACAATCCCATTATTGCTAGCTACAAAAGCGACCCTCAAGTGGCCTGGGTAGGCATTGACCGTGGGGCGAGAGAGTTGCTCTGGGCCGGCTTACCCCTCAACCTGGCTGTGGGGGACTTTGATTCGGTGACCGCGGAGGAAAGACAAGCGATCCAAGAAGCGGCCCAGGAATGTATTGTCTTACCCAGTGAGAAGAATGATACTGATACCGAGGCTGCACTGGTGGAAATGATAAAAAATTGGCCCCAGGCTGAACATATCATTTTTTATGGCATGCTGGGTGGTCGTCTCGACCATACCCTTAATAACCTCTGGATGGCCTACCAAGACCGTTTTCAACCGGTCATCTCTCGCTTAGAATTTGTTTCCGTCACCAACACGGTTCGCTTTTTGGAGCCTGGTGACCATACCATTTATCCCTATGCAGGGATGACTTATCTTTCCTTGATCTCTATGGGGCCCGTGAGCGGGCTGACCTTAAAAGACGTCAAATACCGCTTAGAGGACTTTGCTTCTGATAACCCGCGGTCCTTTATTTCTAACGAGTTTCTCCCTGATGGATGCCCCATGTCCTTAAGCTTTACTTCTGGGCTCTTGATGGTCTTACAAACCCGGGATGCTCACTAG
- the priA gene encoding primosomal protein N': MVTEKAIVPRFARVIVDVPTMQTDHPYDYYIPDRYQDLIQVGMRVQVPFGVRQVLAYVVELTTSSEFEGELKEITSLLDDQAVLTPEMLNLGRDMAEHLFSYVVTCYQTMLPRLLKVDYHKYFVPSETLTYQHRQSYFRDQEEVAWETAEEADQLKDLLALKEAGEVSVDYRVADRKHYKTEKWIQPLMDADQLDRERDQLRKTAKKQILLCEVLMELEGRRVSVKWLRENYDLSLQTIRRGQDFGWLKLFEVEVDRDPYADRYQERTQDKALTDDQSQVYQEVKQAISDQVNDTYLLQGVTGSGKTEVYLQLIRQALGQGQNAILLVPEIALTPQMVAQLKGRFGDLVAVLHSQLSVGEHFDEWRKMRRGDARVVVGARSSIFAPIDNIGIIIIDEEHETTYKQEEAPRYHARDVAKWRASYHSCPLLLGSATPALESRARAQNGVYHLLSLPGRINGKALPAVDLIDMREEFKHKNYHQFSRSLKEAIDQTLSQGQQVALMLNRRGYANYVMCRDCGYVFQCQNCDVSLTYHYSDRSLQCHYCGYSRPYPQVCPLCQGQHLRPFGSGTEKVEEEIYQLFPGKNLVRMDNDTTRKKGAHERLLAKVASGEADILLGTQMIAKGLDFPNITLVGVINADTSLYLPDFRASERTFQLLTQVSGRAGRGDLEGRVMIQTFNPDHYALQLAKHHDYDRFYQKEMTYRKLNHYSPYFYTIRLSISHFNEKDALKAALTLATLLRERSQGSKDYVIGPSQNAISRIKNRYYYQILYQYRNQAHIQPLFQEIRDLAQDWSKKKLYVSIDVEPLSFL, translated from the coding sequence ATGGTCACAGAAAAGGCAATAGTCCCCCGTTTTGCCCGGGTCATTGTTGATGTTCCCACTATGCAGACTGACCATCCCTATGATTATTATATTCCCGACCGCTATCAGGACTTGATTCAGGTGGGGATGCGCGTCCAAGTTCCTTTTGGTGTTCGCCAGGTACTGGCCTATGTGGTGGAATTAACTACTAGCAGTGAATTTGAAGGTGAACTTAAGGAAATCACTAGCCTGCTTGATGACCAAGCGGTTTTAACTCCGGAAATGTTGAATCTGGGTCGAGATATGGCCGAGCATTTGTTTTCTTATGTGGTGACTTGTTACCAAACCATGCTGCCCCGCTTGTTAAAGGTGGACTATCATAAGTATTTCGTTCCTAGTGAGACATTGACTTACCAACACCGGCAAAGCTACTTTAGAGACCAGGAAGAAGTGGCTTGGGAGACAGCTGAGGAAGCCGACCAGTTAAAAGACTTGCTAGCTTTAAAAGAGGCAGGCGAGGTTAGTGTTGACTACCGGGTTGCTGACCGCAAACATTATAAAACTGAAAAATGGATCCAACCCCTGATGGATGCAGACCAATTAGACAGAGAACGTGACCAGTTAAGAAAAACTGCTAAAAAGCAGATCCTACTCTGTGAAGTACTCATGGAACTTGAAGGGCGGCGGGTGAGCGTCAAATGGTTGCGGGAGAATTATGACCTCTCCCTACAGACCATCCGCCGTGGTCAAGACTTCGGCTGGTTAAAGTTATTTGAAGTGGAAGTTGACAGGGATCCCTATGCTGACCGTTATCAAGAAAGAACTCAAGATAAAGCCCTAACTGATGATCAAAGTCAGGTTTACCAAGAAGTCAAACAGGCGATTAGTGACCAAGTTAATGACACCTATCTCTTGCAAGGGGTGACGGGTAGTGGGAAGACGGAAGTTTACCTGCAATTAATCCGCCAAGCCCTCGGCCAAGGGCAAAACGCGATTTTATTGGTGCCAGAAATTGCCCTGACCCCGCAAATGGTGGCCCAACTGAAGGGGCGCTTTGGAGACTTGGTCGCGGTTCTTCACAGTCAATTAAGCGTTGGTGAACATTTTGATGAATGGCGGAAGATGCGCCGGGGGGATGCCCGGGTAGTCGTGGGAGCTAGGTCATCGATTTTTGCCCCGATTGATAATATTGGCATTATTATTATTGATGAGGAACATGAGACCACTTATAAACAAGAGGAAGCCCCCCGTTACCATGCCCGGGATGTAGCCAAGTGGCGGGCGTCTTATCATTCTTGTCCCTTACTTTTAGGGTCAGCAACACCCGCCCTAGAAAGTCGGGCCCGGGCCCAAAATGGGGTTTACCACTTGCTTAGCCTGCCTGGGCGGATTAACGGTAAGGCCTTGCCAGCAGTCGACTTGATCGATATGCGGGAAGAATTTAAGCATAAAAATTACCACCAATTTTCCCGCTCACTCAAAGAAGCCATCGACCAGACCTTAAGCCAGGGGCAACAAGTGGCCCTCATGCTTAACCGGCGAGGTTATGCCAATTATGTCATGTGTCGGGATTGTGGTTATGTTTTTCAATGTCAAAATTGTGATGTTTCCCTAACCTATCATTATAGTGATCGCAGTTTGCAGTGCCATTATTGTGGCTATAGCCGGCCCTACCCTCAAGTCTGTCCCCTCTGCCAAGGCCAACACTTACGTCCCTTTGGTAGTGGAACGGAAAAGGTTGAAGAAGAGATCTACCAACTCTTTCCTGGTAAGAACTTAGTCAGAATGGACAATGATACCACCCGTAAAAAGGGCGCCCATGAGCGTTTGTTAGCCAAAGTAGCGAGTGGCGAGGCGGATATCTTATTGGGAACGCAAATGATAGCTAAGGGATTGGATTTTCCTAATATTACCCTAGTGGGAGTGATCAATGCGGATACTTCCCTCTACCTGCCTGATTTCCGGGCTTCAGAGCGAACCTTTCAGCTCTTAACCCAGGTGAGTGGTCGGGCTGGCCGGGGTGACTTGGAAGGGCGGGTCATGATTCAAACCTTTAATCCCGACCACTATGCCCTCCAACTTGCTAAGCACCATGACTATGACCGCTTCTACCAAAAGGAAATGACCTACCGTAAACTCAACCATTATTCCCCTTATTTCTATACCATCAGATTATCTATCTCACACTTTAATGAAAAAGATGCCCTCAAAGCGGCCTTAACCTTGGCTACTTTACTGCGTGAACGCAGCCAGGGCAGTAAGGACTATGTCATTGGTCCGAGTCAAAATGCCATTTCTCGGATTAAAAACCGTTATTATTATCAAATTTTGTACCAGTACCGCAATCAAGCACACATTCAGCCCCTATTCCAAGAAATCCGTGACTTGGCTCAAGACTGGAGTAAAAAGAAACTTTATGTCTCAATTGATGTCGAGCCTTTATCTTTCTTATAG
- the rpe gene encoding ribulose-phosphate 3-epimerase, translated as MKIAPSILNADTGRMREEVARIEEAGADWVHVDIMDGHFVPNLTFGAPMVEALRPHTKLFIDCHMMVDNPDDYIESLAQAGADSMTVHFEAVTHLHRTIQNIQSQGMKAAVALNPATPVAAITPILNMVDMVLVMTVNPGFGGQAFIPDMVEKMTELDQIRQEKGYHYQIQVDGGIDNTTIRQCYDQGVDVFVSGSYVYKGDSNQAIASLRDACC; from the coding sequence ATGAAAATTGCCCCAAGTATTTTAAATGCTGATACCGGTCGTATGCGTGAAGAAGTTGCCCGGATTGAAGAGGCTGGAGCAGACTGGGTTCATGTGGATATTATGGATGGCCACTTTGTCCCCAACCTCACGTTTGGTGCGCCCATGGTGGAAGCCCTACGTCCTCACACCAAACTCTTCATTGATTGCCATATGATGGTGGATAATCCAGATGACTATATTGAATCCCTAGCCCAAGCGGGAGCAGATAGCATGACGGTGCATTTTGAAGCGGTCACCCACTTACACCGCACCATTCAAAATATTCAATCCCAAGGTATGAAAGCTGCGGTGGCGCTTAACCCAGCGACTCCAGTAGCAGCCATCACACCGATCTTGAATATGGTTGATATGGTCTTAGTCATGACGGTTAACCCAGGCTTTGGTGGCCAAGCCTTCATTCCAGATATGGTAGAAAAAATGACTGAACTGGACCAAATCCGTCAGGAAAAAGGCTACCATTATCAAATCCAAGTCGATGGAGGGATCGATAACACCACCATTCGTCAGTGCTACGACCAAGGGGTGGATGTCTTTGTTTCCGGCTCTTATGTCTACAAAGGGGATTCTAACCAAGCCATCGCTTCCTTGCGCGATGCTTGCTGCTAA
- the fmt gene encoding methionyl-tRNA formyltransferase: MKKIVFMGTPEFSVKSLQALIDHPDYEVTAVVTQPDRPVGRKHRLLASAVKEAAQAADIPVYQPEKISQDQDLDQLLSQGDIDLIVTAAYGQFLPERLLNYPKYGAINVHASLLPKYRGGAPVHYAIWKGEKETGISIIRMVKKMDAGAILKQAAIPIDDQVTVAEMFDRLSELGSQVLLETLPALFDGTVTETPQNEAEATFSPNITREEERINWDNTAQEIHNQVRAFNSWPVAHTFFDDKRWKIWASEVLEDDETDQVPGTVIAIDKKPARFLVACGSGTVLAITEIQPAGKKAMDITSFINGGAGQIEVGDTFQ, encoded by the coding sequence ATGAAAAAAATTGTATTTATGGGGACACCAGAATTTTCGGTGAAGAGTCTACAGGCCTTAATTGACCACCCTGACTATGAAGTGACCGCAGTGGTTACCCAGCCTGACCGACCCGTGGGACGGAAACACCGCCTCCTAGCCTCAGCGGTTAAAGAAGCCGCCCAAGCGGCTGATATTCCCGTCTACCAACCTGAAAAAATCAGTCAAGACCAAGACCTCGACCAACTACTCAGCCAAGGGGATATCGATTTAATCGTGACTGCTGCTTACGGACAATTTTTACCCGAGCGTTTATTGAACTATCCCAAGTACGGGGCCATTAATGTCCACGCCAGCCTCTTACCCAAGTACCGGGGCGGGGCACCTGTCCACTACGCCATCTGGAAGGGAGAAAAGGAGACCGGGATAAGTATTATTCGTATGGTTAAGAAAATGGATGCTGGAGCAATCCTAAAGCAAGCCGCTATCCCTATTGATGACCAAGTTACTGTCGCTGAAATGTTTGATCGCTTGAGTGAACTGGGCAGTCAAGTATTGCTAGAAACCTTACCCGCTCTCTTTGATGGGACAGTGACTGAGACTCCTCAAAATGAAGCGGAAGCAACTTTTTCACCTAATATCACCCGGGAAGAGGAGCGGATCAACTGGGACAATACTGCCCAAGAAATCCATAACCAAGTTCGGGCCTTTAATAGCTGGCCAGTGGCCCACACCTTCTTTGATGATAAGCGCTGGAAGATCTGGGCAAGTGAAGTGCTTGAAGACGATGAAACTGATCAAGTCCCAGGAACGGTGATCGCTATTGACAAGAAACCAGCCCGTTTCCTAGTGGCTTGCGGAAGCGGAACGGTCTTAGCTATTACTGAAATCCAACCAGCAGGGAAGAAGGCCATGGATATTACGAGTTTTATTAATGGAGGAGCGGGTCAAATTGAAGTCGGCGACACATTCCAATAA